From the genome of Aspergillus oryzae RIB40 DNA, chromosome 4:
TGCATGTTAGGTATGCTACAACCTTCTTGTACCGCAGTCGACTAGGAGTAATTGAACCCAGATCTGCCGCACATGGCAAAGCCTTTGCCTCCCCTGTCTCCTGTAGAATGCATATACGCTAACCAGGGGGACCTTGCGCAGGACATATTCCGGGGAATGCGGAAATTTTGCTCCAATCCGACATTGTGATTCAGGTTTGggatcttccttctcaacaatacggagtagtgtATATCGATTTAAATACTCCGTATGCTGCACTGATTCCTGCTTTAGGACGCTCAGAGGTTTTACAGCGATGTGAATTCAgctctactccgtacagtgACTACAATATTCAATACTATAAAGATAACATGTTACGAGAAAGACAGGGTTCACAATGCAAGAATCGTATTGGGGTATCATAATAGCTAAGCCAAATCCATTTTCATAACCTGCGTCTAGCTGTTAGCCAAGCACAAAACACATATCCATATGACCAAAGACAGATAGTGTGGTGATATCAGTTCTCCAAGGTGAAaattgtttttcttcaatgATGTTCAGTAAGAACACAGCGAAATAATTGTTGCTCATCATAGGAAAGCCGGGGcaaggagatggaggtgtACTCACTCTTGAGTCTTGCGGAATTACTACTAGACTAAGATAGTAAGAATTCCTACATCACGAAACGAGTCAGCACATATCGAGAAAGTATTATGTGTGATTCAGAAGTGTGATGTGTCAACAATAGTCAGGCTAATAAATGTTAGCATAATGGTACTTGCATCACAAGAGCATATCAAACTCACCTCATTAAATCAGAATTTTTGTATAAAGTTCATAGCCATGCAGAGCATGGATCACACAGTGTGAATAAAGAGATTCATCATATAAAGTTGACTGATTTGGGTGTGCACAACAGAAACAACAGAAAAATGTGACAATACCTGAAGACTTGTTAGTAAATTGCAAGTCCCACGGATGGTAACCAAAGAAGGATAAGCCGAAAGCTCAGGTGACGAGTTCTCAACAAGTAGTACACCGTCCTACACCCGCAAAGTTTGTACGCTCTGCTTTTGATGGATGCAGGTAGATGTATACGTTATGTCCGCCCGTTCGTTCATGGTTTCTTCATTGGAATCGAacaagaaaatggaagaaatTTATGTACCTATTGACAAGTCTGTTAGTCAATGATCATGCAAGTTAAACTTGGTGATAGCAGCAAAAGATGTAAAGCATGTCAGACAAGGCTGAAACTTGAGTTAAAACACGAATTCCACATGGTGATTAAGTTTGAGGAATGCCATAGCGTGTCATAAGCGTCATCATtcgaggggaagaaaagaaataaacgaGAGAAAAGTCTGTCGCATACCTTTTAGAAGACTATGGAAAACATTCCATGAAAAAGTGAGGTTCGATATCTTAAACCATAATGAACTGTACACTACACAGACGCTCAAGTACCCAAAACCATAACTTGTGACTTGAGACGCCAAAACAATGTTCATgccatgttgttgttgtcgctGAGATGTAAAGCTGGGAAAgttcaaagaaaaaattgTTGTGGGTGGGACGAAGTTTTATAGGTGGAGAGCTTGGACCAACGGTAAGCGGGTTTGACCCAAAGCGTTGTTTGCTACAAAGACAAACACACAGTTTCCTACCCTAACAAATCGATTAACAACATTTATTCAGACCATACCTGTCTTTTACCATTATTCATTGAAAGAGCAAGTGTGGATGGGTCATCGCTCTAATAGGTAATATGATGGGAGAACTGAGTCGCTGGGACCGCCTATGTAAATAGGTCTGAAACATAAATCCTGGCGACATCATCGACAAAGCTAGTCTCTACGGTCAGGTGTTGCATAAGAGCTTTCCCAGCAAGATTGATTCGGAGTAGGAGATGGAATAGGAATGAGATTCCAGGACTAGCTAGAAGCACGGAAGAAACACTCCATATTGCATGATAGCTTTCTTCCCAGTTCTAGCTTGTTACCTTATCAGTGTGCTAATTGTGGAGCTGCTTTCTTGGTTCACCGCGACGTCATACTATCCACTGCCAGTAATAACATTGGGTGCGTCAACTTGACGTCGACTGGTAGGTTAATTATCCTATTAAAATGGACATTCTTGACTAGACCTGCTCCAGtatgaaatatatatagaggACATTGTCTCTTTGTCGGCTGCAGAACAACTGGAACTTGACTCTATCAAATCATTCAAGAGATAACTACATCTTTCAAACAAAATGACTACGTTCAAGCTCAACACTGGTGCAGAGATCCCTGCCATTGGCTTTGGCACCTGGCAGGATGCCGAGGCACAAGAGGGTGCCGTGGTTGAAGCGATTAAAGCCGGATATCGTCACATTGACACTGCCCGAGTGTGAGTTCAGATCGACAGCTTTGCGAATGGGATTTAGTGCTGATAATCGATAGTTACGGAACCGAGAAGGCTGTAGGAAAAGCCATCAAAAAGAGTGGTGTGCCCCGTGAGCAGCTTTTCATCACGACTAAGCTCTGGAACAACAAGCACCATCCCGATGACGTCGCTCAAGCCCTTCAGGATTCGCTCAACGATCTGGATCTAGAATATGTCGACCTTTTCTTGATGCATTGGCCTGTGGCATGGAAGCGAGGAGATGAGCTTTTCCCCAAGGAGAATGGAAAGCCGGCAGTCATAGATGTTGACTTTGTTGATGTATgcctccacatcatcagcGTTCTAAGTTGAAGAGCTGTATGACTGACCTCATACTACAGACTTACAAAGCAATGGAAAAGTTGCTGTCCACCGGAAAGGTCAAAGCAATTGGCGTTTCGAACTTCTCCAAGGCTGATATGGAGCATCTGCTGAAGAACACCTCGGTCGTGCCCGCGGCGCATCAGCTAGAGGGCCACCCATGGCTGCAGCAGCGTTCGTTCGTCGACTggcacaaagaaaaaggcatcCATGTCACCCACTACTCTCCCTTCGGAAACCAGAATGAGCTCTACAGTCGTGAAGGCACTATCGGCAAGTTGATTGATGACCCGGTACTGGTAGAGATTGGCAAGAAGTACAACAAGAGCTCAGCTCAGGTTGCCCTTGGTAAGTGCTGCGTGCTGGAAGGACAATGATACTGATGGAACATGCTAACTATTCCTTGTAGCTTGGGGTGTTACCCAGGGCCACTCGGTCCTTCCTAAGTCCAAGACCCCCTCAAGAATCAGGGACAACCTGGCAGGAGATTTCAAGTTGAGCGAGGAAGATATGCAGAAGATTCATGGAATCGACAGGAAACTTCGTTTCAACGACAGCAGCTCTGACTTCGGCCGGGATTTCTTCTCCGActtggatggaaagaaatgagCTGTTGTGGTACCACACATAAAGCTTTGAGAACGATTTAATGACTACCTTGATGATACTGCCAATATAGTTAGATAATACAAATCCTGGCTGCCATATAACGCCCTCGCAAACGACATCTTGTTCTTATTATCCCTCAATCGAGCTTGCCTATGCCCAAGCTTCGAACTATACAAGCATTGTAAATTGATTTTGATACGGCCTGCCATATCAGATTGACTCCCGTAGGTATTCTCATAGAAGTCTAAGACTTCCTTCCAAAGTCTTTCTGCATTCTGTTGTTCCGAAGCTGCACATACACCCAGAGCATTTTTATGCTCGCTCTCTTCCATGAATGCCAAAGCTAGCTCGTCCACCGCGCGCATAGTGACTGGGTGGCGGCGACCCCACCATTCAGTATAGATAGCAATGACATCCCCCAGCAAGCTGTTCGCTATGCTGAATTCACCAAGTTGGGCATTGGCTTTTCCAAGATTTAGCTTGGTCGACACTATGGTCGGATGAGACTCGCCCAGCACTCCTCTTTGGCTGTCAAAAAtgtggaagaagatatcAGTTGCTGCAGCTACTGAGCCCTTTTGTAGAAGAACCTCTCCCATATCGTTCAATATGCAAATATAAAGTTGCTTCCGTTCATCCTTCGTCAGCCCGTATTGGTCTGGCTTGTGTCGAGCGAAGTAAGCTGCTGCATTACATAaattttcttcagcttcctcTGGCCTTCcaatcatcatcaatgcCACAGACTTGATGTACAATGTAGATATTGATATGTCAGGAGATAGCCCGCCAAACTGGCTTCTCAGGTTTGATGACCTTTCGAATGTGTGCGGTGCGAGGTCAAACCTTTGCTGTTTAATATAAACCAAGCCAAGATTTGTGAAGACGTCTGCTAAGAACTCGGCCTCCGGCATAGTGAGCGTCTTCTGATTGAGCGCCTTTTCAATCATCCGATAAATTAGCGATGCCTGGTCGAACTGCCCCGTATGACGGAATAGTCGACCGAGAGCTTCAAGTTCGATAAGATCGGTATATGGTCCCCATCTACCTTGTCTTATATAACTCCATCACCGAGTAGCGTGCGGCTCCAGTCGGCGTATCTTCTGCCAGAAGTTGTGCTCATACGATCGTGGAACATGTGCGGCTACTAGTGGTATTGcacattgtatgtactctTGCTCATTGGTGTTCGTGCTTTGTCGGGCTACTGCTTGAATTGCTGGATGTATCTCCCAAAGTTGGTGTCCGTCGACGGTATGTTTTAGTTCAATGAATGATAGATCCGCCAGAATGGGACAGAAGCTTCGAAATGATTTTCGCTCTCTGGCATGGTTGCAGAGCCATGTGGGATATGTTTCTTCTAGTGCAATAAGACAAAGCTCGTACCATAGATCCTTATAGTCAAGGTAGCTGAATAGAGTCAACACTTTTGCCGCTATAGGATCTGTAGACTCGAGCTCCCGAAAGCTCTGCTCaataggaagaaaaagatatttGCTGATTATAGTGGGGTTTTCATCAATTTCATGATCCTTCCATTTATCCAAATATTCAATGGCCGTATAATGATGGCTAGAAAGAATAGAGGCTGCCAGCCGAAGTGTCAGAGGATGTCCTTTGAAAAAATGCCCTAGTTCTTCGACACCTGGCATCCATGGTTAAATGATCATAGATACAGTGTAAAGTATGAGGGTGTATATACCTGCTTCTATGAGCCTAGCGTCAACCCGGGACCGAAGCAGATTGGCAGCATCTTCAATTGTTAGTCCCTTAAGCTCACGGTTCGGATGATATTCTTCTATCACGTCTCGTCTCCTTGCAGTAAGCAGAATATAATACCGCTTCAGGTTTCTTATAAGACCGTGAACACTGAAGGGCCATCGGTCAGGAGAACTCGGGAATGGTTTCTCGTTTATACCGTCGATAACGAGAAGCCATCTTTGGTCTTTTAATCGACTCAGCTCGTTGAAGAACGTGTGAACATGATCCATTGCCTCCTTCTGTGGGCTCTTGGTCTGTACCTTTCCTGAAAGTCTGACGTCCTCGCTGAGCATCATTGCCACACTTTGCTCAAATGCTTCTTGTGTCTCACCGTTGACCCAGAATATCTCGCGTTCTGGGTGCTTGGATCGTTGCTGATGCACAAATCTTGATGCTAGCTGCGACTTACCTACTCCAATGATTCCCCAAACAGCGGCGATAGACTTTTGTAGTGGCTGCTGAGCCCGTAATCCTAGTTCCTCATCTAGATAGCCAAGCTCCGCTTCTCGCCCTACAAAGGTCCACCTTTCAGGCTTAAATTGTGCCAAACGGGCATCTTGGTTGGCAAACGGAGTTGAGCGTGGGCCAGGTAACGTACATTAGTACTTTTTCATGGCCTTTGAGCATTGTGACTAGAGCAAGCATCCATGAAATGTAATGGGCATAGAGCCTATACGTCCAGGCTCTGTAGCTTTACATACCTGGACAGCTTCCGCGGGCCTCAGGTGGTAACTTAGTTAAGACTTCTTTGGCGTACGCCGCTGCAGTAATTGCAGCATACGGCTGCCAACTGTCATTTTTAGAGGAGTCGACAAAGTCACTTATCCCTCGGATAACAGCTACTGGTATCCTGGTCATTATACCCGCAGCTTCCATCTCCACAGCTATACCTCCATACCTGTCCCTCAGATAATCTCGTCTTCCCTTCGACTTTATCACGCTATTACCAGAGAGTATTGTTCCGTAATGAACCATAGGATGAATAGTGCTGCGTGGCTGTTGGCTTTCTGACTACTCCTCACTTCTAGCAGACGTGTCTGATCTCCGAAACTCCGGCCGTTCTTCTATAATACGCAAATGCCGTAGGAAGTCGGCTTCACCTCGAGCCCTAGTAACGCTAATAATAGAGCGTAGAGAATGATGGGTTGCGTTCTGCCAGTGTTTCACTTCAAACGCATTTTCTGCCCCTGTATCATCAATCCACAAAAGTCAACAGTCTCAAATAGCCGAATATGGCGCGAGAAAGCTCTACGCGCACTTCAAATTACACAGAAATTCACGAAACTTCCTTCACTGATTGTTCTCGAAGCGGACCGTCATTATCGGTTCCCAATCCATGACCTAATAATCTGGTGGAAGCCACCCGTGCTCCTCGCACGGATTGCAAGGACACGTCTTCCAAGGGGAGCAGTCGTCTGCAACCCTTCTCACTTCACTCCCTCTCAACTTCCTATCATGTGAATACAGCCTACCCAATTTACTCGACAGTGGTGTGAGAGAAAATGGCTAGCTGAGCCAGTCGACCAAAAACATAAGTGGCATGCACGACCTGCAAAGAACCGGGGTAGGAATTAGCGGGGGAAGTCTCCAAAGCCCAAGGAGTGAAAGCGGCCTGAACCCAGACCCACAGCCAGCTCATCATGCTTGACTAAAAGCAGCGAAAGGCTACCGATGCTCTGCAGGAAACCCCAACCCCTAAAATACATTCTCATCCTATAACCACCCCCCTAAGGGCTTCGACCGTCATGCATGATGAAGGGATGCATATATTAATTGGATTGATTGGGCTGAAATGCGTACACGGCTCGTAGATATGACAGATGGAATATTCACGGCATTTGCGAGGAATACAGACTGCCGCCTGCCAACGTGGTATAAGAATGCCAACGTTTGCTCtctggaaagaaacaaagcatCGTTGAAGCATACAACCTTCTGTCACAGGATACTTTTTACCAAGATGTCTTGGCAAGGTACAGGCCATATATCTCCTTCCCCCGTGTAGTTAGCTCTACAATTACTAACAAGACTAGACTATGTTGATTACCAATTAATCCAAAAGGGACTTGCTCATGCCGCCTTCATAGGAGAAGATCTTGTTGTTTGGGCATCTAGCGAGGGTTTTAATGTAAGTTATCAACCACGGTTAAGCAATCTACTATGGTATTCAGCTTATATATTCTTATAGCTATCTGAAGCTGAACGGCGTGCAATGTTTGACGCATTCGAAAATCAAGATCATTTCTATGAATCAGGCTTAGATCTTACTGGACGACACTTTCATCCTGCAGCCGCTGATGATCGCATTATCAGGGTTGTACAGGTGCGTATTTACAACAATCTCAAGTTGAAGGGAAACCTGACTTTAGAGTTCAATTTAGGAGGGAAATGGGGCAATGCTGGTGAGGATGAAGGGTTTCATCATTGTGGGTGAATACGGCAATCTTGCGCCTGCACAGGGGCAGTATTTCATAAACAAACTAGCGGACCAGCTCACTGCGGCGGGCTTCTGATGGAAGCTACCTTGGTTATAACAAACCATTGATTTCGTCAATCTGATGCTATTCTATGGTAGGGAGTATAGAAACTGTATCACATAACCATCAGATCCCAGTTCGTACAAAATTTCCCTCCTTGGCCTGTCGAGCACTGGATCTGACCAAATCTGATCCACAACCCCCCAAACGCCACCGTCAGTAACTGCATAATATTTGATGGTCACTAGAAGAATGGTGGGCTAACTTGAGAGGCCCTGGTGAATATGCGCCATGTCATCCTAGGGAAACCTCTTAGGGTAGTTTATaaatatgtacagtacatatacATTCACCCTTCTGATAGGTCAGGAATAAAGAAAGGTTAACTATAACcaatctactccgtactatgAATACTAGAATACCTCTTCCATCAAGACTACACACTGCACCAATATTTAAACTCGACTGCATTGAAAATATGGAAGCCTACCAGAAATGGCCTGTAGGATGCCGATAAAGTGGTATTTAATAATACTTAAGCCcggaggtggagagaagaaagtcaacTTGACTGCTGCCTAGAGCTTATACTCCGTCAGTCTGATATTAGGGCTCGTCTCGTTCTACAAAAGAATTCCTTCTAAAATACAAAATCAAACTCTTGTAGCTCAATATACCCTGTTATAATACACCCAATACAATAAATGATGATATACTCCCAAAGAAAACACGCACTAGAACCTGCAGGAGCTCCGTGCCACCATGCTTACAATGCATTTCTAGCACCGCCAAGCCGAACGATTTAGACTTCAATATTTATCCTCCATGCAGAAGATCTACAAATATAACCACACGAAGCTTTTACTAGTTCCTGTTCTCAGTCTAACGTCGCCTCTCTCCTTCTAATATTCCAATATCCCTCGAAGAATAAAGATTAAGTACACTCTACACCACACATACAACATTCCCGGTAGACAGGAACAATCCCCCGGAACCACCAGCTTGGCAAAAAGGCAGTGTTGACCAGCCAAGAACTCTCCTATTTAATGAACCTGAAGTCTAACAGCACAGCTTCCCTCGACGTCTCGAACTGATTGGCTGTCATTATCGCGGCTCGCATTTGATCTTCGTCTGGTCATCCCTGGCGGGTATTTCTGTCAGTTGACTTGACTTGACTGTTCCTGTGATTGACGACCtcttattttccttcctcttAACACCTCATATTCAAgaaacaccaacaccaacaccaacaccaacaaggCAAAACACAATCTAAATGCCCACCGACAAAACCACCCCCACAATGGGTCTCCAGAATATAAACATCCCCACCGCAAAACGCTACCTCCCATTGCTAATATCCTACATAGTCGACTGGGTATTCATCATGTACACACACACCTACTATCCACCTACTAGTCCAACACAACACTAACAAAGTACCAGAGGAATAGCCCTAATAGGCTACGGCTTCCACAAAGTCACCCCCAACCACCGTCCCTTCACACTAACAGACCCCAGCATCTCATTCCCCTACACCGTCCACGAAACGGTAAGCACAGCCGTCCTCGTCGTCGTAGCCCTTATCGCGCCGGCTGTGATCATCGTTCTCGTGACTCTGGTCATTATCCCCGGGTCATGGGGTCGGGGCGCGACCTGGCGGGTGAAGGTCTGGGAGTGGAATGCTGGGTGGTTGGGGCTGGCGttggctgttgctggggcGTTTATGGCCACCGAGGGGTTGAAGGATTTGTATGGCCGGCCCAGACCGGATATGTTGGCTAGGTGTGATCCTGATTTGAGTAATATTGGGGATTATGTGGTTGGGGGGCTTGGGGGGAAGGTGGAGGGTGCGCCGACGGTGGTGAGTTGGGAGATTTGTAGAAATAGGGGGAAGATGTTGGTTGTGGATGGGTTTGTGAGTTTTCCGAGTGGGCATTCTTCTtgtgagttttcttttctttaatttATTTAGATACTGTGTACTGGTgttgtgttttgtttgattttggttTGGGTTACGCTGGGAttgatttgatattgatCGATATCTATCTAGTTGCCTTTGCCGGATTGACCTATCTGAGTCTGTGGTTATGCGCCAAGTTCTCCATTGGATTCCCCTATCTGGCGCATTCGCCCTTCGGCCAGGATTTGCGCGCCCAGAAGCGCGAGACCATTCGCGACCTGGGAGCTGCGCCTCCCGTCCTCTTGGTGATCCTTGCCTTTGTCCCGATGGCAgtcgccttcttcatctccgcGTCGCGCTGGTTTGACTTCCGGCATCATGCATTCGACATCATCTTCGGCTCCGTCATGGGTATGGTTTTCGCCTGGGGCGCATTCCGTCTGTATCACCTCCCCGTCATGCGCGGTGGCGGCTGGGCATGGGGCGCTAGAAGTCGGCGAcatgccttcttcaagggcGTCGGACTGCCCAGTCACATTGGCGGCGACAACTGGTCCAGCATGAAAGATATCCCACAGACGGAATCTCGTGCGGCAGGTCAAGACATCGACCTGGAAAGCGGGTCACGTAACCTGGCCGAATGAGCACCGGCGTTAGGATCCAAGGACAGAGGTGTTTTGGATGTTAGTTtgaatctttctttcccccaCACACAACAAGTTAGTCATAGCTGTATACCCCGTTCGCACTATAGTCGAGACATCTCCGTGCATCTTTAAATAAAGTAACGTTATAAATCAGGTCCAGACCCATTCCAATAGAAACCAGGGAAACATCCCAACCTGTATCAGATCACCTCCACCCACCCACTCTCCCCTCATCCCACCTTGCCTTAGCCTCCCGTCTCGCCTCCAACTTGGCCCCCTCCGCCCGCACCCGGCGAATCCAATCCgcaacctccttctccgtCGCCCGTCCATGAtgctcttcctcaagaaaaCTCTCCTCCACGGCATGACAAACCGCCTCCTGCTCGGCGATCGACGCCGAAAGCCGCTGGTACAACGCCTTAGGCGACCAAGGCGCCAGCGCGGCATCCATCTCCGTCTGTTTCTTCCGCCACGACACCTCCAGCGATTGATGCGTTAATAACAGCGTCTCCGTCGACCCGCGCAGTTCCCCAACCCGTCCCTGAAGCTCTAGTAAATGGCTCGCCAGATCCTTGTTATACTTTAGTAGAGACTGGAGGTACTCTTGGTGCGCGGTGTGGGAAGGATGTCGACTTGCTAGCGCGGAGATTAGACTCGGGTCTTTGAGGATTGTCTGGAGGTCGACGGTTCTGTGATTATAAAGTATTAGATCATGTTGTTTGATTCAGGGtgcgaaggaggagggaggggaaaggcACGTACGATTTCTCCTTTACGTTCTCCGGTAACCAGCCCTCTTCGACGGTCGGTGGTCGAGGGAGTGCATTTGGGTTCGTGGCCGTTGAGTAGCGATGCATGGTCGTGTCTGCTCGGTAGGGTCGTTCGTGGAGGGTCTGCGGCGTGCCTGGGAGCGAAGGGTTGAGCTGTGGTGTACCCCGGCGACTGGCCTCGTGGCTGGTGGGCTTGGGAGGCGGGGGCGGAGGCGTATCGGAATTCAGGGTTGGGTTCATTGTTACGGATGAGAGATTGGTTGCTGGGTTTCAATGCGGAGGTGATGTCGGGATTGGATCGTCTTGTCGTTGGCTTCATGCGGGGAAACTATGTGGGCGGTCACGTGGGTACGTCATATCAGTCGATATTATTGCCTGAGGGTCTAGGCTAACGTAGTCTATGGTGTGCATGCTACGGACATGATTGTCGTTAATATACGATTGCTATACACTATTGATCTAATTTGTATGTTGTTCAAGGGCGTAGTGGGAATGTGATGACTGCCTGAGGCGACACCATATGATCATCCATTGAAATGAACGCTAGCCAATACACTACCGAGATACTCCTATAATAGTCCTGAAATATCAAATATGTTCGAGTCATCATCATATGCGACTCCCGCCAGGCGAGTGGGCCTCGTATGGGTCTATTGTAGCACACGGGTTGGTACCGCATaacgccatggcttctgcaGCCACAGCACCGACAGCGATAAGAGGAAGTTTTTCACTTCCTGCATATCGTACTTTTCGGGTGGATATCCCCCGGATATCCGTGACCATGTCCAATTCTCAGAATCAGGACAGAGCAGTAGTTCAGCCACTCAAAGATTCAACCGGTCCTTCACAGCGTATCTAGAGAGTCGGTATCCGACCAAATAAACGATAACCGGAGGCATCGAGCAGCCTTGCCATTAATAAGAACTTGCTTCTGTCTGGCTTAGTCCATTCTGCGCCGGACCTCCCGATCCTGAGTATCAACATTGGATCCCCGAATGGCCTCCATAACCAGCTCCCGAAGTTGAGCCTGCGTCGCCTCACTCTGGAAGTCCTCCCGGGCCGCCAATTCATCAATTCTCCGCTTGAACTCCGGGTCCACCTGGTCCATACCAGCATTTGCCTCCTGCTCCGATACCGTGCCCAGGTTCACCTTGATGTTGGATGGCAATGGCGGGGCGGGGTTCAAAGAGTCCGCGACCTGGTCCTGAGCCGGAGCAGGGGGCAGACCCATGACTTGGCGGAGATAGGCAGCAACCTCGGGGAACGACCCGTCGGTCTCGATGGACTCTTGAGCGGTGAAGCCCTCATCGTTCTTGTGGTTGTAGTCGACGCCCAACTCCTCGACGAGACATTTGGCAATCTCCACGGTCTCGGTCACGAACAGACAGGTTTCGGCATCTTCGTCGAGCAGGTTCACGTTGACGTTGAATTCCTTGACCAGGGCGCGCAGAAGGTCAATGTGGTTGTAGGATGCCGCGGCGTGCAGGAGGGAGTATCCGTGCTCATCTTGGTTCGAGGCGATGGATGGGTCGGAACGCAGGAGAGTCAGCACCGCGGACGGGTTGTCGCAGGCCAGAATGTAGGGGTTGGGCTGAGACATGATGTTCACTAGACAATGAGTCAGAGATGAGCCATAAAAGTGGATTGAACGGGTACTCACCCAGTAAAGCACTATTAATAGAACAAGTCAGGATATTAGAATAATGATCGAAGGGAGAATCTGGAAAAGTTGAGTGAGAGAGTGAATGAGGGGCAGCTTTAAAAGGTCGGCGCAGAGAAAAATCgaaaattaattaattcaTAGTTTATTGCCCCGCAGATCCGCTGCCGATAAGAAAACAGAAccatcttcaccttctttgTGTCATCACTCCCCACAACTGACTCATCCCCTCGTACTTCCTTCCATTTCATTTGACTCAACCTGTCACGGTTTGGGGCGAGGCCTTCTGGTTACATTGAAGGAATCAGGACCCTGTTAAAGCAGCTCCTTCCTTCCGAACTGTCGTCGTGCTCAGCTCCTGCACACATCCCCCACTTGAGTCGAAAACCACAGCTCCGATAACACTTTGACTGGCGCAATTCATCAAGAGATTCTCGCGTCTATTACAGACTGTCAAATTCAAAATGGTCCAGCAGGACGTCGGTGAAGTCTCGCAGCTGGTCCAGGCCCTCGAGGCCGCCAGCAAGAAGGGTaagggcaagggcaagcAGTCTTTCACCTGCAAAAAGTCTACTTTTCCCGTGGTCGGCTCGGATAACATCTCCGTCGATTCGTGGAAGTTCATGGATTGGGATTACAAACGTGGCGACCTTCCTACCTATGCGCGAGGCCTCTTCACTACCCGGAGAAAGGACGGCGCGCCC
Proteins encoded in this window:
- a CDS encoding vacuolar protein sorting family 37 protein (predicted protein), producing MNPTLNSDTPPPPPPKPTSHEASRRGTPQLNPSLPGTPQTLHERPYRADTTMHRYSTATNPNALPRPPTVEEGWLPENVKEKSTVDLQTILKDPSLISALASRHPSHTAHQEYLQSLLKYNKDLASHLLELQGRVGELRGSTETLLLTHQSLEVSWRKKQTEMDAALAPWSPKALYQRLSASIAEQEAVCHAVEESFLEEEHHGRATEKEVADWIRRVRAEGAKLEARREAKARWDEGRVGGWR
- a CDS encoding aldo/keto reductase (aldo/keto reductase family proteins) — translated: MTTFKLNTGAEIPAIGFGTWQDAEAQEGAVVEAIKAGYRHIDTARVYGTEKAVGKAIKKSGVPREQLFITTKLWNNKHHPDDVAQALQDSLNDLDLEYVDLFLMHWPVAWKRGDELFPKENGKPAVIDVDFVDTYKAMEKLLSTGKVKAIGVSNFSKADMEHLLKNTSVVPAAHQLEGHPWLQQRSFVDWHKEKGIHVTHYSPFGNQNELYSREGTIGKLIDDPVLVEIGKKYNKSSAQVALAWGVTQGHSVLPKSKTPSRIRDNLAGDFKLSEEDMQKIHGIDRKLRFNDSSSDFGRDFFSDLDGKK
- a CDS encoding phosphatase PAP2 family protein (predicted protein), which gives rise to MGLQNINIPTAKRYLPLLISYIVDWVFIIGIALIGYGFHKVTPNHRPFTLTDPSISFPYTVHETVSTAVLVVVALIAPAVIIVLVTLVIIPGSWGRGATWRVKVWEWNAGWLGLALAVAGAFMATEGLKDLYGRPRPDMLARCDPDLSNIGDYVVGGLGGKVEGAPTVVSWEICRNRGKMLVVDGFVSFPSGHSSFAFAGLTYLSLWLCAKFSIGFPYLAHSPFGQDLRAQKRETIRDLGAAPPVLLVILAFVPMAVAFFISASRWFDFRHHAFDIIFGSVMGMVFAWGAFRLYHLPVMRGGGWAWGARSRRHAFFKGVGLPSHIGGDNWSSMKDIPQTESRAAGQDIDLESGSRNLAE
- the pfy1 gene encoding profilin (predicted protein), whose translation is MSWQDYVDYQLIQKGLAHAAFIGEDLVVWASSEGFNLSEAERRAMFDAFENQDHFYESGLDLTGRHFHPAAADDRIIRVVQEGNGAMLVRMKGFIIVGEYGNLAPAQGQYFINKLADQLTAAGF